From the genome of Candidatus Woesearchaeota archaeon:
ACTTTAATGGCAAATCCCTTTCAAGTATCCTTATTTCTATTCGTTCAAAAATATCCAATGCGGCATGCCCTCTGCCGCACCCAAGATCTACAAAATTTACCTCTGGCTGCCCTAATGCTTTATCGATAATAATATCAGAGAGCTCGACTTCCCTTAAGGACAAGTCTTTTTCATATTCTTCAAAACTACGACTGGTTTCCATATACCTGACAAGCTTATTGATAGGTATTTTTTTCTTCATTTTTATCCGGCATTAGCTTGCTTTTATAAATACTCATGAATTAATTATTCCTATCGTAATTATTCCAAAAATAATATAAATAAGATTTAATTATTCCTGCAATCATGTCCATCGGCGTAAGTGAAATCAAGGAAATAAGGAAAAAGCTCGGACTGACGCAGTTCCAGCTGGCCAAAAGGGCTAATGTAAGCCAGAGCTTAATTGCTAAAATAGAGGCCGGCAGGCTTGATCCTACTTATTCCAATGCTGTCAAGATATTTGATGCCTTGAGGGAAATGAGCAGCAGGGAAGAGCTGAAAGCTGAGCAAATAATGAATCCCAGCATAATATCGGTCAGGCCTTCGGCTTTGATCAGGGAAGCCATCAAAAAAATGAGGCGCCACGGCTTCTCCCAGCTTCCTGTCATTGAAGAGCATAAGGCTGTCGGC
Proteins encoded in this window:
- a CDS encoding CBS domain-containing protein, translating into MSIGVSEIKEIRKKLGLTQFQLAKRANVSQSLIAKIEAGRLDPTYSNAVKIFDALREMSSREELKAEQIMNPSIISVRPSALIREAIKKMRRHGFSQLPVIEEHKAVGMISESIILDSLIKHEGKKAEDIMESAPPVISSDAVLSAVSNILKFFQMALVSRKGKLVGVITKTDLLAKLYRSA